A stretch of DNA from Anabrus simplex isolate iqAnaSimp1 chromosome 12, ASM4041472v1, whole genome shotgun sequence:
GTGTTTCCGGAAATTTCTTCGTGTTCTTTCCACTCGATTCTTAAATCTCTGGAATATTGTCCAGTCATAGCCGTTTCGTCTGTTGCTATCCTCGGTGGACTGCGACTGTGAAACCCATGATCGGTTGCTGCTACCGCTGTTTTTACCACGGTTTTTGGTGTTGATTTGGAAACAAACCTTACTACTACCAGGCTGCAAGCAAGGGCTACTGGGTTGTGACCCTGAACTGTTACTAGGTTGGGAGTATGGGCTGCCGGACAATGCAATGCCACTGTCTGGCGTTTCCAGTTCCTGAGTCATATAAGGCTGTTTACTGTTGGGTGTAGTTGACAAGGAAACTTCCACTTGCTGCAGTTCGTCGTCGCAATCTATCTTGAGCGGAACAAAGGCTCCATTAGGAACTTTACCACTATCGTCGTCATTTGAGCGAGAGTCAGCGAGTTCATTAGCTAATTCACTAAGAATAGAGGTATTCTGATTGCGTTTCCATGCTGTTCTCTTAAACTTAGGCTGAGTTCCCACATCATCATCAGACTCTGAACTGTGCACAACTAACAATTTAGCTCGAGATTTTCTTTGGGTTTTTGGTTTATCACCTACTTTAGAAAAGTTATCTTCGTCCGAGTCACTAGATATGGGACATCTCCGGTTAGTCACCGCCTTGTAACGAGATGTGTTTCCGACCACTTTACTGCTACTTTCATCCTCGCTGTCCTCTGCAACATTATCCGAGTCGCTATGTTTTGGTCGCCAATAGTTCCACAACTTCCTCCTCTTCTGAACCGGTTTCCATTCTCGATCACTGCCATTTCCCTCATTCCTGTTATCATCTTCAACATTATCATCTTCCGAAGAGTCAGGAGGTGGATGCAAATattttaatcttcttttcctaTTACTTTTGGACTCGTTTTTCCTAGAATTCTTCGACGAAGATGTGCTGGCAACACCATTCTGATACACAATGTCACTCTCATCCCTAGCCTGAACATTGTTGTTCTCAACATCAGCTCGTTCGCTCAGGGTCACCTCACGGCCGCTTTCGCTGCTGTCGCTGCTCTGAGATATAATGCGGGAGCCACGTTTGCGACGGGTAACGCAGAAGGGCTGCAACGTTTCTTCAGCAGTTTGGGATCTGGCTAATCGCATCAGCTGTGCTCGTTTGCGGGCTATTAACTGTGATATCCTGTTTTGGGCTTCCAGTGGCTGGGCTTCCGTACTGGTCTCCAGGTtctgttctgatgctgcaaagacAGAGAGGGAGAGTTATTAAAAAGGAAATTAGTCCAGTGTGTGGCAATGAACAAAAGCTAACATGCAATGATGGGGCCTGCACTGAAGGAAAATCACTTTCAAATAAACATTCCAGGAGAAGCTACGCTAGTTACATCAAAATGTTACACCATTTTAGACATGATGTAGGATACAAATCACAGTAAAATAGGAAGGGTACAGAGAAGAAACAATCTAgtacaaacatttttttaaaagtagTTCGTACTACTGCATGCTGCTCTGTCAGCTCTTATGCATGTGAAATCATCAAATGGGAAATCTCACCAAAAatagcgagatagtgatcacaactagaaagagaCCTACGATAGGGATAATGCTCGGAGGGGAACAACTTAGGAAGGtaaagagtttcaagtacctgggaagtatcataaagaaagtggaagaaattataacgaaataatcgaacgtggaagacaagcaggagcgtgaaatttctgagaagcaggctAGGAGTGACAacaatggataagatgagaaacgagaaggttagagatatagtaaaagaagagccactacagaacttgatagaggcatctagacttaacTCTTTCCGGTGTAACTGCAAGCTAAAGCGGCCGTAATTacgttcaggccgcgctgcgggcatagcccgtagtaaggtttgacaattcactaaaaatcgggaacgagctatgcacgcattctggtggttacatcgtgttccttcatgtattagttacgagagtatttaagaaGATGGCAGTTtcatatgtctaagtcagagaatttacgatattttcgatcaacatgtatcagtagatgttgtcactcagtgagctccaAGACATGGCTTCTTgcagcaaacatgtgcttgacgaaagtgatattctcgatattttatgatatattatatgtttatgcgcaaatgaacatattatcgACATATGAACTCGAaataacttcttacatttcattatgattggagttcgttttacggcctagcgcatgttcccgcgtatttcaaattTTGCGTAAATACGTAAGATTtctactgtattttctctttctagatgtcttttgtggtaaatggaacaatatttttacatttgaataacttttgacaaaatttatcaattaaaataaaatttcataagatctcccattttcattattgtaattgtaccgggcggtacacctccactccgctaatttaaaatgtgcgcctgtggaaactcctctgctggaggaagtctgaaccttatttaccctattaattttctagtttctcagaagatgtcaccacctggaaatttttgagtttgtgaactgtgtcattttcgacgtacttttgttttgcttgaagtaagaagtgtgaactttctcttctagaggacaccactgaaaaactacaatagtgcaccctagtgggaagaaaaataactgttctttggagaaaattttatttctaaagtttgtttcttgttaaatttctttctgttattgtttaagttggctgtatacccctctctttccccttgttttgcatttgaccaatcccgaatttctgttattaatttctgaccaatcattggtatcttcccccaacttgaatatgtttctataccctagccaataaaaagtttgtgggagggtgttttctttcccctaacacctagaaccttccgcgagaggatataaactgctgatttttgggtctccgggccacttctgttccatctttcagtgtattaagtacatagcaggaggcgggaagcgcctctttcttcggcagcggtcaacaataaggtaatggccgattaataaattctttctttgctagctcagcagtttaactctcggggcgggtgcgaagcgttctaccatgtaacctttcctaaaatgtaacgatcttttcatctattctcttttaagctgcattttgggatagagagtgctaaccctctcgagctcccactcatattgttttgaggtgaacttatttttctcaacctattcttcgttaatgtaaaacaaattgttctcttcttaagtcacctctttagtatgggattagcccttgtattaacggcctagcgccaagtaggtcttaatcaaagtgtattaggagtgcaagttcgcctcctctcaaattgttatgttagaggtcatttaattaacattcttttcgtttaatagacctcagtagattgggtattttacccctgtgtttatgtccgttgaggacagtttgaaggtggagtttggtgtggcctgggagaggcttaaatttgagagcgagtggctctttttaaaatagagtgttgtatgcctcgaggaggcttttcagtgtgatTTGGAGcgagggctcctaggtatgaatggggttttctgcccctctgttaaaattgtgtttggggtaaaactgagctgattgcccaagcactgtgaattcggggcgcgaagcctaacttctgtaaatattgtaactaccttatttgacttgctactctgtaactgccatgcttgttacttatttattttgaaaagaaaatataaccttattaaattttaaatttagtttacatgcgctataatttcgtagcttgagatccattcacacccgcaccttctttcacctctacctaccacggaaaactccgtaacagtaattattactattattattgaacaaaAATAGTATTTTtgtatcgtactcattattgtcgttttgtaattgcaatgcacatttttattagcaaaatagggtaaatataacagtatttcagaaaactgtacttgcttagttaatCGTCAGAacttttttccattcgcaaaacatggtataatataaaaaaacaattttaaaatctcaagtgatagttgacatgctaaaaacagcgtttttcaaaactagatgctcaaacaagcataaagaaaaaagaatcatgcaaatatctcctacaggtacagagatataatgttttgaatatccttaaaaatgcccagtccagaacattAGTTAGGGATATTAaagcccagactggaatgggttaaatggtatggacacatgaagagaataagAGGAAAGGATACCCAGGAAGATGCTTGAAATGGAATAACAAGAAAacaaccaagaggaagaccaagagacagttGGATAAAAGAAGTGGAAGAGAGTGtatagagaagaggagaggactgggcaagaatgaagagggagaagtggtgggaagacaagaggtgATGGAGAGggttatgttccaagcagacctggccaacagctggaaactgcatatgatgatgatcatGAATAAGCTCCAGATTATAGATTATTGAAGAAACATTGTGCAACAGAAAATGAAGAGATTCTATCATGACCACGGTAATCAACAGAGTTGTCACTGAGGGTATTTTTCGATCCCTTTTCaggctgaaatgttgaaaattgtacATGCATTTTTCTACACTACTATTTATTCATCACAATATTCATGATAatcatcatttaccactgatctgcatttagggcagttacccagaCGGCACGTTACGTATCGCTTAAGAGACCTGATAAAgacttttggacttatgccgtgtcaagaaaacaaggtgaaactctctaagtttcgcagagaactttgctttgcatcttcagaagaaaatcccagctgttcacaaggaagactttcACAATAAAACAACTAGAGATTGCAATGCATTGCGTTTTCTCGTAAGGTGTTCACAGAATGCAACTTGATCCCCATTTCCTTCTCCGCGCAACAGACAATGTAATTTCAGTGACACCTGTCACCTCATTCGGGGTCACATACACAACCATCAGAATTAATTGATTAGTGGCAGGAAAAATAATGTGAACTGGAGTCTATTactgctttattcttacatactacTGACGTATCAATTCAGGAAGTATTATAATTAGACCTACAGTACTTCATGGCTCACTAGGCACAAACTGAAGATAACTAGAAATGAATTCTTATCACACAACTGTAAATTAAAAGGAAAAGCTGAACCAACCACTCACGAAACAGAGAACAGTGTGCCACATAAAGAAAAAATGCCCCGCTGCCAATATAATAACCGAATATCACCCCAATAGGGGGAGACACAATAATATCTTGTGATGACACATAAGTGGTAACTTTGAAGACGAAACTTATCTTTGGTTATCATCTAGGAATTAAATTATGCAAATTACGTCCTGGAATACGTAAACAACATTTCCACAGCTTTGACTGACTTTAACATGTTAAAATACCTTCTACACTGTCAACTTTTTTGCTGAATTACCGCATTTCTCAGAATCCAAGACGACTGACTTTTCTTGGAATCTCATATGAAAAATCAacggtcgtcttgcattcgcgacctaacatatgaacaccactggcagctgccgcggtaaccacgctgctgcttTTCACCCCTCCGCACGCGCACACAAAACTCACTGACTATCAAcgtccgcctctttattatacatagCTAGCCACAGCAACCGTCTGTACaatgcctctgtgtaacgtcacaggatctcgggaaatagtgaaaagagaatgactttctattagcctctacaaaaaagtTTTTCAAATAGACAGAATggcaaccactgatctctatacatggatcgctgatggcagctctctgctgcaggagaaagtacgccaagttgagcgtgCGGTCCACCATGCTGGTGTACCCATCCTAgggctctccttatggggaagcagtGAGAATAAAATCAATTTTAAATCACAATTAATGGCGTAtcggaataattaaaaatatagggacatgttcactcaaagcataaggacattgggaacaccgacacgtcattccgaggtcagtaaatctccgggatagcaataaaacagtgtataataacggccgacaaatattaacttaggtgctaaATACATGCAATTGGTGATCGGTAATACAATGCGGGTGAAAAACAGTTtttggaaacattgctgtaaattttatacatgtatgccacgaaaatATGAACTGAATTTTTCGTACTTTGAGCCAAAAACTCGTttttttttattcatacaaaaatagctcTATTCTTCCTCTATcagaaaaatgtttttattttagtaattccggcttgtttaaagcttgtaaaGCTTGAAAGccatagtttactgtgtgtttttttgctggatattcaagtattttgcGGCGAATTttccgtagaagtacacttcggcatgctgacagtcacttgtttactacgtaatcaatacaattacgttatgttaggaaatattgtaatttgaactgacggagagaatgttgtacctcttccaaatagtatttaatttatatctgccacacatgtatactttgatagtttaaatatattatgtatttgtattatttacatttaggaattcgtatttgtgttaatcatAGTAGtgcaagcatggctcccttgtttgtttatattttactaacatgcagaagtaacatgtggtttcaattcagcgagtgaaatatctaaactagtgatttttcatttatgtacttcatcttaattcctttgtaaatgtgtggggtattgcaataacacagcacagaacacccgtggaactacaatcaggaggcctggcgtcactgaaataagcataaacaaagcaagcgcgctcctcgtggtctactgcaccgtgcgctcgctgccatcttactacgccagtcaccTTCTATTCGGCTTGATGCTACCCAAgttaccagccatccatgtatagagatcagtgatggcaacaaaacatgcgagcctttgaattcttagaaaggccacggctactcagtggcagagttataatgcgtctactgtacctgacgcttagtaaaattaagttttatagacagcaggaatattttcgtgatggatcgccATATTGTAAAAATTTACAatcaaaattgttaggtatggggatccagctattcaatacaagaaatagtgataattataaaGTTACCACATATTCCTTTTATTTGGGACCAGTTCTGGCAATggggtatgccatcatcagcctaggaagtgAGACAAAGACATTGGACATTGTCTTacttttaggctgatgatggcataccctattgccgaaaccggtcccaaataaaAGGAATATGTGGTAACtttataattatcactatttcttgtattgaatagctggatccccatacctaacaattttgaatgtaaatctcaattcaatacggaacctaaaaatgaaatttttgacactagatattgtaaagatatgtggtACAGGTACTgtcagcaaattttcaacgggttctcgtagATATTACAATGCCAATTTTacgttaatggttattaaacacgggAGAATGAAGAATAATTTGTGCAGTcgtaagaaaatacggcataggcctaactacaGGCGACATTCGGTGTTAGCGTAAAGACAAAGGTAGCTTTAAAAATGCATTCGGttgcccgcaacaaggacgctttaaagaagtcgaagatgaaactgTGAGGTACGTGCATGAAAACGTGAAGGGCAGAATGGTCATACCACAGCGCAAAAccttgttcgttgactttcaatgTCCGTGTCactattaggcctatacatcgctagccgctaaTAGAGTTGGCacaacccggcaagcgagacgtgtgtgtagcggcagccagttgtatctgatgcttagtaaaagtaacagtttcatAGACAACAGAACTATCATTGTATTGTAgagataaacttaaccataataggtatttgatttgatcctgtgttgacttgtctaaatctattaaaaaaCTATTTTAACTATTTTCAACAGGtcctctttgatattatgatgccaattttgaagttaatggttattaaacccgtgcaaataaagaataattgtgcaattGCAAAAAAATTAGgcgtaactaaagccaatgttcggcactGGCGTGAAGGCAAAGATAGTCTAATATGCGTTCTGtaaagaaaggcattcatatgattttacaaagcactttttaagcctgatttaattttttttgaaagaaaaaagtgGGTTTTTTCTTGGATTCTGAGAAATACGGCAGATTATCTGTGTTTTTCAATACTTCATGCATGCTATCCCCTTCATTAACCCGAATAACTAGCAATTGACTGTACTTAGATCGGTTAGTCTCTTTGCAAATGACTCACCTTAGTAAATATGTTCTCtaaagaaacaagaagaaataaACTCCTTCGTAAAGGGTTTCCATACATACCACTTGTACTCTGTGCATCAAAATTTGTCTCCAGATATGATGGCCTGGCAACGACCAGATCTCGATTCTCTGAAATGAGTAAAACATAAAGTCACTACAATTAAATAACTTACACAAGACAATGTATTTCCATACTGTGTGCATGTGGAAAAATCTTCAAATATATAGGAGGCAGTGTCTTTTCAAAAATGTGCTATTTTCACCTTGAGAAAAATGTGGAAAAACGCAAGAAAATGTATAAtaaaaggtacaaaagttgaaatttcagtgagggttccaccttttcaatacaaagtgtaCGTTGTACAGGATAGTATTTACAACATGTTTTTATTCAAGGGACCAGTTCTGACACACATCCGAAGCGTCATTATCAGCCTAAATTACAAATCTAGCAAGGTACACAATAGTTTATGATAATGTATAAACATAGagacatttaaattttttttttaacagtttCACATTTAAAAAGTTGAGGGTTTTATAAAATATTGGCGTGTTTTTGCAACGTGTATGCACTCGTGAAAGTCTTGTGTGAATGTCGTACATTCAAGTGTGGCGATGTATTTTTACAACACATTGATTGTGCAATAGCCTTCTTTAGATGAGGCACTTTTAAATGCTAGGTtatggatgtgataaaaactttgtgtacacattaaaatattgttggACGCATAAACTACTCCTCTGTGTGGTGTCACTAAAGGACAAAATAGCTGTGTTGTTGTACTCTGCAGCGTCTTCCAATACTTTTGTTACAGGTACGTGTGTTAATCTTATAACAATAAAAGGGAGTGTTTGTCTGTCTGAgcacgatgcccagcaaaatctacagcacgcagagatctgaaattttgaacataagcagatggaaggggtccgaatgcacctcaaagccagaattttcatttttgctttcttTAGCGAGTTATGAACAATAAACCATCAGAGATTATATACATAGAGTCAGTGTCGCTAGGCAACATACATAAGGTAGGTAGaaaacacaattcaaggagccattttacgtccatggcgtaggggCAGATTTTGGTCttgtatggtgtgagggcataacgctgttgatggtgattcgtccgttggatggggacataaagtcttgacctattcgagaggagtgggctatgcgctggcgccgggtttcatcctcttcattcttactatcatatatcatgtcattcacttcatctcactaactcatctgattaggttgacgtcatgaaagataaccagtcgtaaaaacttgctacgaagattcatctcatttcgtacccaAACCCTGTTAGGAAAGGGAACAAGGGTTCGActtgtatacatttagaggaaatacaTAGGACACAACATAGACGATAAGAATAAACCAGGAATAATACAtgtatcagtcaagatgccattttaagtccatggaataggaagccattttccttcagtccATGATGTCTGTGTCTGTGTGCATGTGCGCGATGCCCAACCAAATTTACGGCAAATAAAGATCTGAAATGtctgtcataggtgggcacaggttttcacctaagacacatggctgtgtctaagagcaatacTTGCACCAAAACATGAAGCTGTCAGTGtcctaggagaatatcaaggaggtttcagaccctggaggagctgtcctgatcagatcatgagtcttaagttgataatggactataacaggagaagaaacagagatatggtgataacatttgtagatttcaagaaatcTTAAgactgcatccatagagaatctctgttaaaaattttaagacaccttggactacaccccaaattaataaacatgataaaactgactctcactaacaccaagtcaaaagtgaagtttaggggtgaaatatcagtcatttgaaattaaaactggactatggcagggagatgggctcttaccactgttatttaattgtgctctagaaacggactataaatggtaataaaaatcaaaatagtaactcaatttaaaaattttggagaaataataacacataacctaaatgaaaaaatctcaatctaaacaagaacaaatagattagctaaagcacaaaaattaacatgggatttctacaaaaagaaatgtttatcaataaatgcaaaaataaaacactacaacacagttataaaactaagctacatatgcagcatcaacactttttcacctgaataaacaatcaaagactgacagactttaGAAAATTGAAAGgactggaagaacctgcatcaacaaaaaatatcagaaagatggacagtggcggataataactaacaaagttgtgtacaaagagctagaacccattacagatattatgcgtaagaggagactgggattctttggatatATCATGCGGATGCAGGATTCGAAaccttctgaaacaactagtacaacacaatctagtctcaaaaaataccacaacaggatgtaaatggttcagagaggatctgaaggaaataggccttacaacagaagacaccacgaataagataaaattgaatacaaaactcaagaatacaaacctccactttacgcttacatgaaacaaaccaacaacacacacattttcaaccaaggaaagggcacgaagatcgcagcgtctgaagaagtactgggaggacctcAAAgtccaaacaatcccttcaaagaaacctgaacgatggactgactaaagtgatcctatgcagtcataaagaagaataagaagaagacagttgaattaataaacgcggacaAAGCCACAGGTACATGTTAGTGTTATGTAACTGTAGGCTAAGGTTTCTCAGTCCATCATGGAATTGTGAAgcctgaacaaaaaaaaaaaagaaaaaaaaaaaaaaagaggccaatgaaatgaaatttataagaagtacgataggaaagacaagaaatgaagatgtcaggAAAGAAATCCGAGTGGTAAAGCTTTTTGAGTGAATGGAGAAGGATAAAGTTAGATGTATGGAAGAGGAAGGATGCCAAAGTAGATGAAGCAAACCCAGATAGAACGAGGGAGACCAGAAGGGAGACCATTGCCaaggtggttgaaaatgatcaagaacAGTATGAGAAGAAACATGGATTgcaacacagttaaggaggaacaaagGTGGTTGGACAGGGGAAGATGGAGAGATGCCATAAACATCCCAATccagcaggagctggacaagggaaatggATGATACTACATTACTTTCTAGATGGAACGATGGTAAAAGAaccatcacttgaagaataagacaagagggagtcatgaaaggagaaaggactccctttatattaagtgccctaatatcacagagatggaaaaaaactaaatgtgaaggcgtgcaatatcaaaagctcataacattgatcgatcaacaataacagtaaTGTAAgttatctcttctgctgccactgatctccgatagataggaCTGCTGCTGCTTCCCGAGGAAAGCAGCCTGCCTGAAAAGTAGGCGGGGGAGTTCGATAACTTTGTACGTGCTATGTGACTGTCCAGTCAACGATGAGTACTACAGCTAGTAGAGCTGTTAATGGTAGTAAACTTACATGTTGTTCactcaaaaataataaaataagtaaaaataaacATCCTGATATTTACAATGCAAGCAGAATATTCAGTAGTTCAATTTCTGACAATAACAGGCTTAGGACGAACAACATTCTGGTGTAACCTTCAAGAGTTTTCCAGTGAGTCAAAACCGACCGACcaactaaataaacaaataaaacatttgaaaaaaggaaacatttaaataataatagaatgacacttttcattcttgaaagatcatcattagattctatcaaatcacacttttctACACACTAAGAATGGGcgaatattatgaacaagtgtaaaAATAGTTACGTTAAAATTCTGTGCTCAGTGTCTTAATATGTGGAAATGTTTTCTTGGTAGCAAGCTAGAAGATCTTTGAAGTTAAAGTGGAAAATGACTGCGATAACACCAACAAAAGTGCAAAAAGGGAGAATATTGGAGGACATTCTGTAGTGAAATAGCATGTCCGTGTATAATATTTTACAGGGAGATGGGTTTCTCAAAAGGGTTCAATGTCCTGCATTTCATATTTTCATATCTCTCTCTTTTCTTCCTATTTGAAGTTGGTTATCCTACCTCCTATTTTCAGGAAACTGTAGCCATATATTAATGGAGGCACCTGCATAATGGGTTTAAATAAATGTGAAGTCTTTTCAAAAACACTTAAGTTCCAAGTAACAGTTAACAGATTAACATATTCTGGAGTAGCACAAATGGAAACAATAACTGAAATATATTTACCCAATTCTGAATCCGTTGAGGGTCGAGAATGTTCCGAAGAAAGAGTTCCCTCAGAAGTCCAGCCCTCGATTTCACGCTGTACCAGGGAATCAAAGAAGGCCATCATTCGAGGATCCTCCTTGGTCGACTGATGGCTGTAGTCGTGCGTCATGAACTGGAAGGATAACCAACTGTCTTACACACAAATATCTCTAATTTTACATTATaatattcattcttcttccttctgTATGAACATGCAAAGTGTCTTAATCTGTTTTGGGACAAGCCAGCACTGAACTTTCCTAGATGTAAGGTGagaatatttctttccttatcAGCGGTTTCAGCTGAGTCCATTCTGATGGGATACAGTGTTTTTAGAGTACTGCATCTTCTGGCAAGGGCTAGAATAAACTTGTTGGTTTCACCGACCTGTCTCGGTTCCATCAGTACATGTTGTCATGGTGGAAAAGTCTTTTTTTAAAATAAGGCAGAGCTGTG
This window harbors:
- the LOC136884347 gene encoding DDB1- and CUL4-associated factor 5, which encodes MARPSPANPLGYVVRREYSNNVLIRKLLLRERLNSASNLYRKDLLAHYGCVNAIEFSNKGELLVSGGDDRRVLIWNVEQAVHGVCKPAAMRAQHTSNIFCLGFDSINSKVFSAGNDDQVIVHDTLTGDPVDYFLHEQPVYSLSIDPLNDSVFASACDDGRILIYDIREPVSTEPFCLASYSSSFHGVMFNPVEPRLVTTANSKEGVGLWDVRKPREVLMRYGDPSVSQSCMSVRFNRRGTHVLALRRRLPPVVYPVQSSTHLCQFDHPGYYNSCTMKSCCFAGDDDQYVLSGSDDFNLYVWRIPPGDEEEQWVGFAHMILRGHRSIVNQVRFNLSNYIVASSGVEKLIKFWSPFPLPDSTGSLVKECEPSDNQRKVFTHEEYIGLVLQSGQFMTHDYSHQSTKEDPRMMAFFDSLVQREIEGWTSEGTLSSEHSRPSTDSELENRDLVVARPSYLETNFDAQSTSASEQNLETSTEAQPLEAQNRISQLIARKRAQLMRLARSQTAEETLQPFCVTRRKRGSRIISQSSDSSESGREVTLSERADVENNNVQARDESDIVYQNGVASTSSSKNSRKNESKSNRKRRLKYLHPPPDSSEDDNVEDDNRNEGNGSDREWKPVQKRRKLWNYWRPKHSDSDNVAEDSEDESSSKVVGNTSRYKAVTNRRCPISSDSDEDNFSKVGDKPKTQRKSRAKLLVVHSSESDDDVGTQPKFKRTAWKRNQNTSILSELANELADSRSNDDDSGKVPNGAFVPLKIDCDDELQQVEVSLSTTPNSKQPYMTQELETPDSGIALSGSPYSQPSNSSGSQPSSPCLQPGSSKVCFQINTKNRGKNSGSSNRSWVSQSQSTEDSNRRNGYDWTIFQRFKNRVERTRRNFRKHMGDSDSN